Proteins encoded in a region of the Thermus thermamylovorans genome:
- a CDS encoding response regulator transcription factor: MEPPLILIVEDEKDIARFIELELQAEGYRTEVAYDGITGLSRFREVNPNLVILDLMLPVMDGIEVAKRIRKTSNVPILILTAKDRVEDKVEGLDAGADDYLVKPFSIEELLARVRAHLRRVSPAITGEIRVADLIINLEGREVFRSGRRIELSNKEFELLELLAKNPGKVFGRYEIEEKVWPGYQGGSNVVDVYIGYLRKKLEAGGERRLIHTVRGVGYVLRED, translated from the coding sequence ATGGAACCCCCGCTGATCCTCATCGTGGAGGACGAAAAGGACATCGCCCGCTTCATCGAGCTGGAGCTGCAGGCAGAGGGCTACCGCACCGAGGTGGCCTACGACGGCATTACCGGGCTTTCCCGGTTCCGGGAGGTGAACCCCAACCTGGTGATCCTGGACCTGATGCTCCCGGTCATGGACGGGATCGAGGTGGCCAAGCGCATACGGAAGACCTCCAACGTGCCTATCCTCATCCTCACCGCCAAGGACCGGGTGGAGGACAAGGTGGAGGGCCTGGACGCGGGGGCCGACGACTACCTGGTCAAGCCCTTCTCCATCGAGGAGCTCCTGGCCCGGGTGAGGGCCCACCTCCGCCGGGTGAGCCCGGCCATCACCGGGGAGATCCGGGTGGCGGACCTCATCATCAACCTGGAGGGGCGGGAGGTCTTCCGCTCGGGCAGGCGCATCGAGCTTTCCAACAAGGAGTTCGAGCTTTTGGAGCTCCTCGCCAAGAACCCGGGGAAGGTCTTCGGCCGCTACGAGATCGAGGAGAAGGTCTGGCCCGGCTACCAGGGGGGGAGCAACGTGGTGGACGTGTACATCGGCTACCTGCGCAAGAAGCTGGAGGCCGGGGGGGAACGCCGGCTCATCCACACGGTGCGGGGGGTAGGGTACGTGCTCCGCGAGGACTGA
- the ppsA gene encoding phosphoenolpyruvate synthase, with product MKWVRSFHEVGLEDVPLVGGKNASLGEMIRELSPLGVKVPGGFATTSEAYWHFLEHNRLEEAIAGELKTLDPDDPAALQRASRRLRNLILKGEYPEDLEAEIRLAYRRLSEEAGEEALPVAVRSSATAEDLPTASFAGQQESYLHVQGEEDLLLHVKRAMASLFTARAISYRAHMGFDHLKVALSVGVQRMVRADTASSGVIFTLDPDTGHPGFVYLTAIWGLGENIVQGRVAPDGYYVHKETLRAGYRALVYKRLGAKELTLAFDPKEGRLKNRPTPPYLRGQFALSDEEALLLADWSIKIEEHYSRKRGTPTPMDIEWAKDGPTGELFVLQARPETVHSQKAPVLRIYRLLARGEVLAEGLAVGEAIATGRARVLKDPREMEHFQEGEVLVTETTNPDWEPIMKRAAAIVTERGGRTSHAAIVARELGVPAVVGALGATRLIPDGAAVTVSCAEGEVGRVYRGALPFEVEEIRPEALPKTRTRILVNVGTPDEALRASLLPTDGVGLLRMEFVFASHVRVHPLALTRFETLPQEVKRQVAELTEAYPDKRAYFVDRLAQGIGLIAAAFYPRPVLLRFSDFKTNEYARLIGGHLFEPKEENPMLGWRGASRYYHPDYKEGFLLEVQAVRKVREAMGLKNLQVMVPFCRTPEEGRRVLEVMAEGGLRRGEDGLQVYVMAEIPSNVLEAEAFAELFDGFSIGSNDLTQLALGLDRDSERVAELFDERSPTVKALCALLIEKAHARGKKVGICGQAPSDYPEFAAFLVERGIDSLSLNPDALLRTVRKVAEIEADLGAPT from the coding sequence GTGAAGTGGGTGCGCTCATTCCACGAGGTGGGCCTGGAGGACGTGCCCCTGGTGGGGGGCAAGAACGCTTCCTTGGGAGAGATGATCCGGGAGCTTTCCCCCTTGGGGGTGAAGGTGCCCGGGGGGTTCGCCACCACCAGCGAGGCCTACTGGCACTTCCTGGAGCATAACCGCCTGGAGGAGGCCATCGCCGGGGAGCTAAAGACCCTGGACCCCGACGACCCCGCCGCCTTGCAGCGGGCGAGCCGCCGCCTGCGGAACCTGATCCTGAAGGGGGAGTACCCGGAGGACCTGGAGGCGGAGATCCGCCTGGCCTACCGCAGGCTTTCCGAGGAGGCAGGGGAGGAGGCCCTCCCCGTGGCCGTGCGCAGTAGCGCCACCGCCGAGGACCTTCCCACCGCCAGCTTCGCCGGGCAGCAGGAGAGCTACCTCCACGTGCAGGGGGAGGAGGACCTCCTCCTCCATGTGAAGCGGGCCATGGCGAGCCTCTTCACCGCCCGGGCCATCAGCTACCGGGCCCACATGGGCTTCGACCACCTCAAGGTGGCCCTCTCCGTGGGGGTGCAGCGCATGGTGCGGGCGGACACCGCCTCTAGCGGGGTCATCTTCACCCTGGACCCCGACACCGGCCACCCGGGCTTCGTCTACCTCACCGCCATCTGGGGCCTGGGGGAGAACATCGTCCAGGGACGCGTGGCCCCCGACGGGTACTACGTGCACAAGGAGACCCTGCGGGCGGGGTACCGGGCCTTGGTCTACAAGCGCCTGGGGGCCAAGGAGCTCACCCTGGCCTTCGACCCCAAGGAGGGCCGCCTCAAGAACCGCCCCACCCCGCCCTACCTCAGGGGCCAGTTTGCCCTTTCCGACGAAGAAGCCCTGCTCCTGGCGGACTGGTCCATAAAGATCGAAGAACACTACAGCCGGAAGCGGGGCACCCCCACCCCCATGGACATCGAGTGGGCCAAGGACGGCCCCACGGGGGAGCTCTTCGTCCTCCAGGCCCGGCCCGAAACCGTCCACTCCCAAAAGGCCCCGGTCCTCAGGATCTACCGCCTCCTCGCGCGGGGGGAGGTCTTGGCGGAGGGCCTGGCGGTGGGGGAGGCCATCGCCACGGGCCGGGCCCGGGTGCTCAAGGACCCGAGGGAAATGGAACATTTCCAGGAGGGGGAGGTGCTGGTCACCGAGACCACCAACCCCGACTGGGAGCCCATCATGAAGCGGGCGGCGGCCATCGTCACGGAACGGGGCGGGCGCACCTCCCACGCGGCCATCGTGGCCCGGGAGCTGGGGGTGCCCGCGGTGGTGGGGGCCCTGGGGGCCACCCGGCTCATCCCCGATGGGGCGGCGGTCACGGTGTCCTGCGCCGAGGGGGAGGTGGGCCGGGTCTACCGGGGGGCGCTGCCCTTTGAGGTGGAAGAGATCCGCCCCGAGGCCCTGCCCAAGACCCGCACCCGGATCCTGGTGAACGTGGGCACCCCGGACGAGGCCCTGAGGGCCAGCCTCCTTCCCACGGACGGGGTGGGGCTTTTGCGCATGGAGTTCGTCTTCGCCAGCCACGTGCGGGTCCATCCCTTGGCCCTCACCCGCTTTGAGACCCTGCCCCAGGAGGTGAAGCGCCAGGTGGCGGAGCTCACCGAGGCCTACCCCGACAAACGGGCCTACTTCGTGGACCGCCTCGCCCAGGGGATCGGCCTCATCGCCGCCGCCTTCTACCCCAGGCCCGTCCTCCTGCGCTTTTCCGACTTCAAGACCAACGAGTACGCCCGCCTCATCGGGGGGCACCTCTTCGAGCCCAAGGAGGAAAACCCCATGCTGGGCTGGCGGGGGGCGAGCCGCTACTACCACCCGGACTACAAGGAGGGCTTCCTCCTCGAGGTCCAGGCGGTGAGGAAGGTACGGGAGGCGATGGGCCTCAAGAACCTCCAGGTGATGGTCCCCTTCTGCCGCACCCCGGAGGAGGGGAGGCGGGTTTTGGAGGTGATGGCGGAAGGGGGCCTCAGGCGGGGGGAAGACGGCCTCCAGGTCTACGTGATGGCGGAGATCCCCTCCAACGTCCTGGAGGCCGAGGCCTTCGCCGAGCTCTTCGACGGCTTCTCCATCGGCTCCAATGACCTCACCCAGCTCGCCTTAGGCCTGGACCGGGACTCGGAGCGGGTGGCGGAGCTCTTCGACGAGCGCAGCCCCACGGTCAAGGCCCTCTGCGCCCTCCTCATCGAGAAGGCCCATGCCCGGGGGAAGAAGGTGGGCATCTGCGGCCAGGCCCCCTCGGACTACCCGGAGTTCGCCGCCTTCCTGGTGGAACGGGGGATCGACTCCCTGAGCCTTAACCCCGACGCCCTCCTGCGCACGGTGCGGAAGGTGGCGGAGATCGAGGCGGACCTGGGGGCGCCCACCTAG
- a CDS encoding AAA family ATPase produces the protein MAEVLPQALARLQEALGGALFGQEEAIEALLATVLARGHALLEGVPGLGKTLLAESFAQGSGLSYKRIQFTPDLLPQDLTGSEVFREGRFEFLRGPLFAQVVLADEVNRAPPKVQSALLEAMQERAVTAGGVRHPLPEPFFVVATQNPLELEGTYPLPEAQLDRFTAKIPFRPPRREVWLRILTEEPKVPEPQGVDFLRAQAEAREVRVAKEALEAITHVAFLTGEDGRLRMGLSPRGAKAWLALARALAYLRGKPLVDWKELKDAAFLALPHRLFLTEEALYEGETAEGVLREVLRKGGVP, from the coding sequence ATGGCGGAAGTCCTCCCCCAGGCGCTCGCCCGGCTCCAGGAGGCCCTCGGCGGGGCCCTCTTCGGCCAGGAGGAGGCCATCGAGGCCCTCCTGGCCACGGTCCTGGCCCGGGGACACGCCCTCCTTGAGGGGGTGCCGGGCCTGGGCAAGACCCTTCTGGCGGAAAGCTTCGCCCAGGGAAGCGGCCTCAGCTACAAGCGCATCCAGTTCACCCCCGACCTCCTGCCCCAGGACCTCACGGGGAGCGAGGTCTTCCGGGAGGGGCGCTTTGAGTTCCTCAGGGGGCCCCTCTTCGCCCAGGTGGTCCTGGCGGACGAGGTGAACCGGGCCCCCCCCAAGGTGCAGTCCGCCCTCCTGGAGGCCATGCAGGAGCGGGCGGTGACCGCAGGGGGGGTGCGCCACCCCCTGCCCGAACCCTTCTTCGTGGTGGCCACGCAAAACCCTTTAGAGCTTGAGGGCACCTACCCTCTGCCCGAGGCCCAGCTGGACCGCTTCACCGCCAAGATCCCCTTCCGCCCCCCCAGGCGGGAGGTGTGGCTAAGGATCCTCACGGAAGAGCCAAAGGTACCTGAGCCCCAAGGGGTGGACTTCCTCAGGGCCCAGGCCGAGGCGCGGGAGGTGCGGGTGGCCAAGGAGGCCCTGGAGGCCATCACCCACGTGGCCTTCCTCACCGGAGAGGACGGGCGCCTGCGCATGGGCCTCTCCCCCCGGGGGGCTAAGGCCTGGCTGGCCCTGGCTCGGGCCCTCGCCTACCTGCGGGGCAAGCCCCTGGTGGACTGGAAGGAGCTCAAGGACGCCGCCTTCCTCGCCCTCCCCCACCGCCTCTTCCTGACGGAGGAGGCCCTCTACGAGGGGGAAACCGCCGAGGGGGTGCTTAGGGAGGTGCTCAGGAAAGGAGGGGTACCGTGA
- a CDS encoding elongation factor G: protein MTRTVALVGHAGSGKTTLAEALLHRTGAKERMGRVEDGTTTTDYTPEAKLHRTTVRTGVAPLKHKGHRIFLLDAPGYGDFVGEIRGALEAADAALVAVSAEAGVQVGTERAWTVAERLALPRMVVVTKLDKGGDYYALLEDLRATLGPILPIDLPLFEGGRWVGLIDVFHGKAYRCRDGLEAEVPLPEGERERAERFRQEVLEAIVETDEGLLEKYLEGEEVTGEALEKAFHEAVRQGLLFPVALASGTEGIGILPLLDLILEALPSPEERFGEGPALAKVFKVQVDPFMGQVAYVRLYRGRLKPGDALLSEAGPVRLPHLYVPMGKDLLEVEEAEGGYILGLPKAEGLHRGMVLWQGEKPESEAVPFARLPDPNVPVAIRPKGRTDEAKLGEALRKLLEEDPSLKLERQEETGEFLLWGHGELHLTTAKERLAGYGVEVDYSVPKVPYRETIRRVAEGQGKYKKQTGGHGQYGDVWLRLEPAPEYGFEWRITGGVIPSKYQEAIEEGILEAAKKGVLAGYPVMGFKAIVYNGSYHEVDSSDLAFQIAASLAFKKVMEQASPVLLEPIYQIKVLAPQERVGDILSDLQARRGRILGMEQEGALAAVRAEVPLSEVLEYYKALPSLTGGAGAYTLEFSHYAEVPPHLVQRIVQERRAAEGQ, encoded by the coding sequence CTGACCCGAACCGTCGCCCTGGTGGGCCATGCGGGAAGCGGCAAAACCACCCTCGCCGAGGCGCTCCTCCACAGGACCGGGGCCAAGGAGCGGATGGGCCGGGTGGAGGACGGCACCACCACCACCGACTACACCCCCGAGGCCAAGCTCCACCGCACCACGGTGCGCACCGGGGTGGCTCCCTTGAAGCACAAGGGGCACCGCATCTTCCTCCTGGACGCCCCTGGCTACGGCGACTTCGTGGGGGAGATAAGGGGGGCCCTGGAGGCCGCGGACGCCGCCTTGGTGGCGGTTTCCGCGGAGGCGGGGGTGCAGGTGGGCACGGAACGGGCCTGGACCGTGGCGGAAAGGCTTGCTCTCCCCCGCATGGTGGTGGTCACCAAGCTGGACAAGGGGGGGGACTACTACGCCCTCCTGGAGGACCTCCGGGCCACCCTGGGCCCCATCCTGCCCATCGACCTGCCCCTCTTCGAGGGGGGGCGCTGGGTGGGGCTCATCGACGTCTTCCACGGCAAGGCCTACCGCTGCCGGGACGGCCTCGAGGCCGAGGTGCCCCTGCCCGAGGGGGAGAGGGAGCGGGCGGAGCGCTTCCGCCAGGAGGTCCTCGAGGCCATCGTGGAGACGGACGAGGGCCTCCTGGAGAAGTACCTGGAGGGAGAAGAGGTTACGGGGGAGGCCCTGGAAAAGGCCTTCCACGAGGCGGTGCGCCAAGGGCTCCTCTTTCCCGTGGCCCTGGCCTCGGGCACCGAGGGGATCGGCATCCTGCCCCTTCTGGACCTCATCCTGGAGGCCCTGCCCTCCCCCGAGGAGCGCTTCGGGGAAGGTCCCGCCCTGGCCAAGGTCTTCAAGGTGCAGGTGGACCCCTTCATGGGCCAGGTGGCCTACGTGCGCCTCTACCGGGGCCGGCTGAAGCCGGGGGACGCCCTCTTGAGCGAGGCCGGGCCGGTGCGCCTCCCCCACCTCTACGTGCCCATGGGGAAGGACCTCCTGGAGGTGGAGGAGGCGGAGGGGGGCTACATCCTGGGCCTGCCCAAGGCGGAGGGGCTCCACCGGGGGATGGTCCTGTGGCAAGGGGAAAAGCCCGAAAGCGAGGCCGTGCCCTTTGCCCGCCTGCCCGACCCCAACGTGCCCGTGGCCATACGGCCCAAAGGCCGCACGGACGAGGCCAAGCTGGGGGAGGCCTTGAGGAAGCTTTTGGAGGAGGACCCGAGCCTAAAGCTGGAGCGCCAGGAGGAGACGGGGGAGTTCCTCCTCTGGGGCCACGGGGAGCTCCACCTCACCACCGCCAAGGAGCGCCTGGCGGGCTACGGGGTGGAGGTGGACTATAGCGTTCCCAAGGTGCCTTACCGGGAGACCATCCGCCGGGTGGCCGAGGGCCAGGGCAAGTATAAGAAGCAGACCGGGGGGCACGGCCAGTACGGGGACGTCTGGCTCCGCCTGGAGCCCGCCCCCGAGTACGGCTTCGAGTGGCGCATCACCGGGGGGGTCATCCCCAGCAAGTACCAGGAGGCCATCGAGGAGGGGATCCTGGAGGCGGCCAAGAAGGGGGTCCTGGCGGGCTACCCGGTGATGGGCTTCAAGGCCATCGTCTATAACGGCTCCTACCACGAGGTGGACTCCAGCGACCTCGCCTTCCAGATCGCCGCCAGCCTCGCCTTCAAAAAGGTGATGGAGCAGGCCAGTCCCGTCCTCCTGGAGCCCATCTACCAGATCAAGGTGCTGGCCCCTCAGGAACGGGTGGGGGACATCCTCTCCGACCTCCAGGCCCGCAGGGGGCGCATCCTGGGCATGGAGCAGGAGGGGGCTCTGGCGGCGGTGCGGGCCGAGGTGCCCCTCTCGGAGGTGTTGGAGTACTACAAGGCCCTCCCCAGCCTCACCGGGGGGGCGGGGGCCTACACCCTGGAGTTCAGCCACTACGCGGAGGTGCCCCCCCACCTGGTCCAGCGGATCGTGCAGGAGCGGAGGGCGGCGGAGGGCCAGTGA
- a CDS encoding Mov34/MPN/PAD-1 family protein, translated as MSQVLYVPRRVLEATRAHLAREAPREGVGLWAGRREVERVLPLPNAHPEPLTGYLAEPLALLRALRELEGAGLSLLAIYHSHPKGPAFPSPRDIQEARWRVPYVIFGTDGVRAFLLPQGQEVALALLP; from the coding sequence TTGTCCCAGGTGCTCTACGTGCCCAGGAGGGTCTTGGAGGCCACCCGTGCCCACCTGGCCCGGGAGGCCCCCCGGGAGGGGGTGGGGCTTTGGGCGGGAAGGCGCGAGGTGGAAAGGGTCCTCCCCCTGCCCAACGCCCACCCCGAGCCCCTCACGGGCTACCTGGCCGAGCCCTTGGCCCTCCTTAGGGCCTTGAGGGAGCTGGAGGGGGCGGGGCTCAGCCTCCTCGCCATCTACCACTCCCACCCCAAAGGCCCCGCCTTCCCCAGCCCCAGGGACATCCAGGAGGCCCGCTGGCGGGTGCCCTACGTCATCTTCGGCACCGACGGGGTCCGGGCTTTCCTCCTCCCCCAGGGGCAGGAGGTGGCCCTGGCCCTCCTGCCCTAG
- a CDS encoding inositol monophosphatase family protein: MIGRKHPLFPYLEAMLEAAHLAQGIHRYYLERGFTQGTKSGPTDLVTQADRESEEAIKELLLLRFPEAGFWGEEGGSEGGKALRFIVDPLDGTVNYAHGFPFYGVSIALEVEGQIQVGVVLDTSRDEAFYAVRGQGAFLNGRPIRVTERGELLGSLLATGFPYDVARDQENLTYFQRALAKGLLVRRPGAAALDLAYVAAGRLEGFWEVKLNPWDVAAGWLLVEEAGGKVTDLEGKPYRLGHRYLVASNGRIHEALLRTLLGQG; encoded by the coding sequence GTGATCGGCAGGAAGCACCCCCTCTTTCCCTACCTCGAGGCCATGCTGGAGGCCGCCCACCTGGCCCAGGGCATCCACCGCTACTACCTGGAACGGGGCTTCACCCAGGGCACCAAGTCCGGCCCCACCGACCTGGTGACCCAGGCGGACCGGGAGTCGGAGGAGGCCATCAAGGAACTCCTCCTCCTTCGCTTTCCTGAGGCGGGCTTTTGGGGGGAAGAGGGGGGAAGCGAGGGCGGCAAGGCCCTGCGTTTCATCGTGGACCCCCTGGACGGCACGGTGAACTACGCCCATGGCTTTCCCTTCTACGGCGTTTCCATCGCCCTCGAGGTGGAGGGCCAGATCCAGGTGGGCGTGGTCCTGGATACCAGCCGGGACGAGGCCTTCTACGCGGTGCGGGGGCAAGGGGCCTTTCTAAACGGCCGGCCCATCCGGGTCACGGAGCGGGGGGAGCTTCTGGGCAGCCTCCTCGCCACCGGCTTCCCCTACGACGTGGCCCGGGATCAGGAAAACCTCACCTACTTCCAGCGGGCCCTGGCCAAAGGGCTTCTCGTGCGCCGCCCCGGGGCCGCCGCCTTGGACCTGGCCTACGTGGCCGCGGGGCGCCTGGAGGGCTTCTGGGAGGTGAAGCTCAACCCCTGGGATGTGGCCGCGGGCTGGCTTTTGGTGGAGGAGGCGGGGGGAAAGGTGACCGACCTGGAGGGGAAGCCCTACCGCCTGGGCCACCGCTACCTCGTGGCCAGCAACGGGCGCATCCATGAGGCCCTCCTCCGCACCCTCCTGGGCCAGGGCTGA
- a CDS encoding phosphoribosylanthranilate isomerase, which translates to MGVRVKICGLTRLEDALLAEALGAHALGFVLAPGSKRRISPETARTISEALGPFVVRVGVFRDQGPEEVLKLMEAARLQVAQLHGAEPPEWAERVGRFFPVVKAFSLEGPARPEWAAYPAQALLLDGKAPGSGEGYPRAWARPLLETGARVILAGGLTPENLGEVLPLKPYALDLASGVEEAPGVKSPARLRALFARLEAWNRGV; encoded by the coding sequence ATGGGCGTCCGGGTGAAGATCTGCGGCCTCACCCGCCTCGAGGACGCCCTCCTGGCGGAGGCCCTGGGGGCCCATGCCCTGGGCTTCGTCCTCGCCCCCGGCTCCAAAAGGCGCATCTCCCCGGAAACCGCCCGGACCATCTCGGAGGCTTTGGGGCCCTTCGTGGTGCGGGTGGGGGTCTTCCGGGACCAGGGGCCGGAGGAGGTGCTCAAGCTGATGGAGGCGGCCCGGCTCCAGGTGGCCCAGCTCCACGGGGCCGAGCCCCCGGAGTGGGCGGAACGGGTGGGGCGCTTTTTCCCGGTGGTCAAGGCCTTCTCCCTGGAGGGCCCGGCCAGGCCCGAGTGGGCGGCGTACCCGGCCCAAGCCCTCCTCCTGGACGGGAAAGCCCCCGGAAGCGGGGAGGGCTACCCTAGGGCTTGGGCCCGGCCCCTCCTGGAAACCGGGGCCAGGGTCATCCTGGCGGGGGGCCTCACCCCGGAGAACCTGGGGGAAGTTCTTCCCCTAAAACCCTACGCCCTGGACCTGGCCAGCGGGGTGGAGGAGGCCCCGGGGGTGAAGAGCCCGGCGCGGCTCAGGGCCCTCTTCGCCCGCCTGGAAGCCTGGAACCGGGGCGTATGA